In Puntigrus tetrazona isolate hp1 chromosome 18, ASM1883169v1, whole genome shotgun sequence, one genomic interval encodes:
- the c2cd5 gene encoding C2 domain-containing protein 5 isoform X6: MPGKLKAKIVAGRHLPVMDRASDLTDAFVEVKFGNTTFKTDVYPKSLNPQWNSEWFKFEVDDEDLQDEPLQITVLDHDTYSANDAIGKVYIDIDPLLCSEAATVISGWLPIYDTIHGIRGEINVLVKVDLFNDLNRFRQSSCGVKFFCTTSIPRCYRAVMVHGFVEELVVNEDPEYQWIDRIRTPRASNEARQRLIFLMSGELQRKIGLKVLEMGGNAVVGYLQCFDLEGESGLVVRAIGTGCTLEKISTLPATATHPSNSSPSKDMKDSPQAAPSTLGCRSTHSSPVHSASSRLSQGFSVSVPTLLFAGMKPRHRSSEAPRARQCRPGFGEEAPGVPLSSGPPNPLRAQTFSSFSPSKSYSRQSSSSDTELSLTPKTGMGSGGSAGKEAGPLKALLRQQTQSALEQRGVSSSSEAFVRTGEYPFFTLTAFPPGFLLHVGGVVSARSVKLLDRIHNPALGNTRSYKLLDWNSFTADEPETRDAWWEEIRQEIKSHAKALGCHAVVGYSESTSICEEVCILSASGTAAILSSRFMQDGPLDTEHRLSRQPLCVFSTGSERVEGDMGSSASLGFEEVVSPGCGFCHIPYDELNIPFPAQLTYCYCCRRYKVPDVLFTTIDLPNEANVTGKGCLIQARLCRTKKKAQGEGNATSISNLLPFLEYELHTQLMNKLKLRGMNALFGLRIQISVGETMLLGLASATGVYLTALPSPGGIQIAGKTPSDITYEQHISNMQKKINDTITKNKELYEINPPEVVEEIIGSPIPEPRQRSRLFRSHSESSDEVSELDLSHGKKDAFVLEIDDTDAVEDIHALLTDSPTPAGFYSCNTEIMPGIQNWTSAIQMFTSVRVFRLNNANLTNQGLNKIFSDLCENLLKSLYFKLRSMVPCCLCHLNFTVAIPEDELIQVAVTAVAMSFDKEQPLENGRQSGEKTLIKAITENDEQLQFNLELNAETTSPNPLSSPKGLSEVGSHPSARAPSVDYSSFADRCSSWIEQLKLKAHTIRRGSVKTTSSLEKASPLPEGRSRSLRSNRSYSGSSVAVVKMTPLSFIPGAKIIKYLGIINMFFIRETTSLREEGGVSGFLHTFIAEVFAMVRAHVAALGGNAVVSYSMKECVFMENPNKNQAQCLINVSGDAVIFVRESELESTSVQPQSATTNTSNGGEGT, from the exons ATGCCTGGGAAGTTAAAGGCGAAGATTGTTGCCGGGCGGCACTTGCCCGTCATGGATCGTGCCAGCGATCTCACAGACGCCTTTGTGGAG GTCAAGTTTGGAAACACAACGTTTAAAACGGACGTGTACCCCAAATCCCTGAATCCTCAGTGGAATTCGGAGTGGTTCAAATTTGAG GTGGATGATGAGGATTTGCAAGATGAGCCGTTGCAGATAACCGTTCTTGACCACGACACATACAGTGCTAATGATGCCATAGGAAAGGTGTACATCGACATTGATCCACTGCTCTGCAGTGAAGCTGCTACCGTCATCTCTGGCTGGCTCCCTATCTACGACACCATTCACG GTATACGAGGGGAAATcaatgtgctggtgaaagtggATCTCTTCAATGACCTGAACCGCTTTAGACAGTCTTCATGTGGGGTTAAATTCTTCTGTA caacCTCCATTCCCAGATGTTACCGGGCCGTTATGGTACATGGCTTTGTGGAAGAGCTTGTGGTAAACGAGGATCCAGAATACCAGTGGATCGACCGTATCAGAACCCCTCGAGCTTCAAATGAGGCCAGACAGAGACTCATCTTTCTCATGTCAG GTGAATTGCAGAGGAAGATAGGTCTGAAGGTGCTGGAGATGGGAGGGAATGCAGTAGTGGGGTACCTACAGTGTTTTGACCTAGAAGGAGAATCAGGCCTTGTGGTTCGTGCCATCGGGACAGGCTGCACACTTGAGAAAATCAGCACACTCCCTGCCACAGCCACACACCCCAGCAACTCCTCTCCTTCAAAAGACATGAAAGA CTCTCCGCAGGCTGCTCCGTCCACTCTCGGATGTCGTTCCACACACAGCAGTCCAGTTCACAGTGCGAGCAGTCGTCTTTCTCAGGGCTTCTCCGTTTCCGTGCCAACACTGCTGTTCGCCGGTATGAAACCCAGACACAGGAGCTCAGAAGCCCCCAGAGCCAGGCAGTGTAG GCCAGGGTTTGGGGAGGAGGCCCCAGGCGTCCCGTTATCCTCAGGACCCCCCAACCCTCTGAGAGCACAAACCTTCTCCTCCTTCTCCCCCTCCAAGTCCTACAGTCGCCAGTCCTCCTCCTCTGACACCGAACTCAGCCTAACCCCCAAAACCG GAATGGGAAGTGGTGGCAGTGCAGGGAAGGAGGCGGGCCCTCTTAAAGCTCTTCTGAGGCAGCAGACCCAATCAGCACTGGAGCAGAGA GGGGTTTCATCATCCTCTGAAGCATTTGTTAGGACAGGG gaatACCCTTTCTTCACGTTGACCGCCTTCCCTCCCGGATTTCTCCTTCATGTGGGAGGCGTGGTCAGTGCGCGCTCAGTAAAGCTTCTGGATCGAATACACAACCCAG CCTTGGGTAACACCAGATCATACAAACTGCTAGACTGGAATAGTTTCACTGCAG aTGAGCCGGAGACACGCGATGCATGGTGGGAGGAGATTCGTCAGGAAATAAAGTCTCATGCCAAAGCTCTCGGCTGCCACGCTGTGGTGGGGTACAGCGAGTCCACCAGCATCTG TGAGGAGGTGTGTATTCTGTCAGCTTCAGGCACCGCGGCAATCCTTAGCTCCCGGTTCATGCAGGACGGCCCGCTGGACACCGAACACAGGTTGTCACGGCAACCGCTTTGTGTCTTTTCTACAGGGTCAGAGAGGGTCGAGGGGGATATGGGTAGTTCAGCCTCGCTAGG ATTTGAGGAGGTCGTGTCCCCTGGCTGCGGGTTTTGTCACATACCATACGATGAGTTGAATATACCATTTCCTGCTCAACTCACCTATTGCTACTGTTGTCGCCGCTACAAAGTGCCCGATGTCCTCTTCACCACGATTGACTTGCCTAATGAAGCCAACGTCACCGGGAAGGGCTGCCTGATTCAGGCCAG GCTGTGCCGGACTAAAAAGAAGGCGCAAGGAGAAGGGAACGCCACATCGATTAGCAATCTTCTGCCATTTTTAGAGTACGAACTCCACACGCAGCTGATGAACAAACTGAAGCTACGAGGCATGAATGCTTTGTTTGGTCTGCGTATCCAAATAAGTGTTGGAGAGACCATGCTGCTAGGATTAGCG TCTGCAACAGGAGTTTATCTGACAGCTTTGCCCAGTCCTGGAGGAATCCAGATTGCAGGAAAAACTCCCAGTGACATCACATACGAGCAGCATATCTCTAATATGCAGAAGAAAATCAATGACACCATCACTAAAAACAAAGAACTGTACGAAATCAACCCTCCT GAGGTTGTCGAAGAGATCATTGGTTCGCCGATCCCTGAGCCCCGTCAGAGGTCTCGCCTCTTTCGTTCTCATTCAGAGAGTTCAGATGAGGTTTCAGAACTAGACCTATCCCATGGGAAAAAGGATGCCTTTGTATTGGAG attgATGACACTGATGCTGTGGAAGATATACATGCCCTTCTGACGGATTCCCCCACCCCAGCAG GATTCTACAGCTGCAACACTGAAATAATGCCTGGGATTCAGAACTGGACTTCAGCTATACAG ATGTTTACCTCTGTGAGGGTCTTCCGCCTTAACAACGCCAACTTAACCAATCAGGGACTGAATAAAATTTTCAGTGACCTCTGTGAGAATCTGCTGAAG AGTTTGTACTTCAAACTACGGTCAATGGTCCCCTGTTGTCTTTGTCACTTGAACTTCACCGTAGCCATACCTGAAGATGAGCTCATTCAG GTGGCGGTGACAGCTGTGGCAATGAGCTTTGACAAAGAGCAACCTTTGGAGAATGGCAGACAAAGTGGGGAAAAGACACTGATAAAGG CCATAACAGAAAATGATGAGCAGCTTCAGTTCAATCTGGAGCTCAATGCTGAAACTACTTCTCCCAATCCTCTCAGTTCCCCCAAAG gtCTATCAGAGGTTGGCAGCCATCCGTCAGCCAGAG cccCCTCAGTTGATTACAGTTCCTTTGCAGACAGATGCAGCTCCTGGATAGAGCAGCTTAAACTGAAAGCTCACACCATAAGACGCGGATCGGTTAAAACAA CATCATCTCTGGAGAAGGCCAGCCCGTTGCCTGAAGGTCGCTCTCGTTCTCTTCGTTCAAATCGTTCCTACTCAGGCAGTTCTGTCGCAGTCGTCAAAATGACCCCACTCTCTTTCATTCCTGGAGCAAAGATCATCAAATACCTAGGCATCATCAACATGTTCTTCATTAGAGAGACCACCTCACTCAGAGAG GAGGGAGGTGTGAGTGGGTTTCTGCATACGTTTATTGCTGAAGTGTTTGCGATGGTTCGTGCCCACGTCGCTGCTCTTGGAGGAAATGCTGTCGTCTCCTACAGCATGAAggagtgtgtgttcatggaGAACCCCAACAAGaaccag gcgCAGTGCCTAATCAATGTCAGTGGGGatgctgttatttttgtcaGAGAATCTGAACTCGAGTCGACTTCAGTACAGCCACAGTCAGCCACCACAAACACCTCCAACGGCGGGGAAGGAACGTGA
- the c2cd5 gene encoding C2 domain-containing protein 5 isoform X2: MPGKLKAKIVAGRHLPVMDRASDLTDAFVEVKFGNTTFKTDVYPKSLNPQWNSEWFKFEVDDEDLQDEPLQITVLDHDTYSANDAIGKVYIDIDPLLCSEAATVISGWLPIYDTIHGIRGEINVLVKVDLFNDLNRFRQSSCGVKFFCTTSIPRCYRAVMVHGFVEELVVNEDPEYQWIDRIRTPRASNEARQRLIFLMSGELQRKIGLKVLEMGGNAVVGYLQCFDLEGESGLVVRAIGTGCTLEKISTLPATATHPSNSSPSKDMKDSPQAAPSTLGCRSTHSSPVHSASSRLSQGFSVSVPTLLFAGMKPRHRSSEAPRARQCRPGFGEEAPGVPLSSGPPNPLRAQTFSSFSPSKSYSRQSSSSDTELSLTPKTVGIFLCPSTPALESESSPLPSAHLPRHLRPGMASRSTTPPPLHVSQSDTAMLRKSVSFSEELLLAASGMGSGGSAGKEAGPLKALLRQQTQSALEQRGVSSSSEAFVRTGEYPFFTLTAFPPGFLLHVGGVVSARSVKLLDRIHNPDEPETRDAWWEEIRQEIKSHAKALGCHAVVGYSESTSICEEVCILSASGTAAILSSRFMQDGPLDTEHRLSRQPLCVFSTGSERVEGDMGSSASLGFEEVVSPGCGFCHIPYDELNIPFPAQLTYCYCCRRYKVPDVLFTTIDLPNEANVTGKGCLIQARLCRTKKKAQGEGNATSISNLLPFLEYELHTQLMNKLKLRGMNALFGLRIQISVGETMLLGLASATGVYLTALPSPGGIQIAGKTPSDITYEQHISNMQKKINDTITKNKELYEINPPEVVEEIIGSPIPEPRQRSRLFRSHSESSDEVSELDLSHGKKDAFVLEIDDTDAVEDIHALLTDSPTPAGFYSCNTEIMPGIQNWTSAIQMFTSVRVFRLNNANLTNQGLNKIFSDLCENLLKSLYFKLRSMVPCCLCHLNFTVAIPEDELIQVAVTAVAMSFDKEQPLENGRQSGEKTLIKAITENDEQLQFNLELNAETTSPNPLSSPKGLSEVGSHPSARAPSVDYSSFADRCSSWIEQLKLKAHTIRRGSVKTTSSLEKASPLPEGRSRSLRSNRSYSGSSVAVVKMTPLSFIPGAKIIKYLGIINMFFIRETTSLREEGGVSGFLHTFIAEVFAMVRAHVAALGGNAVVSYSMKECVFMENPNKNQAQCLINVSGDAVIFVRESELESTSVQPQSATTNTSNGGEGT, from the exons ATGCCTGGGAAGTTAAAGGCGAAGATTGTTGCCGGGCGGCACTTGCCCGTCATGGATCGTGCCAGCGATCTCACAGACGCCTTTGTGGAG GTCAAGTTTGGAAACACAACGTTTAAAACGGACGTGTACCCCAAATCCCTGAATCCTCAGTGGAATTCGGAGTGGTTCAAATTTGAG GTGGATGATGAGGATTTGCAAGATGAGCCGTTGCAGATAACCGTTCTTGACCACGACACATACAGTGCTAATGATGCCATAGGAAAGGTGTACATCGACATTGATCCACTGCTCTGCAGTGAAGCTGCTACCGTCATCTCTGGCTGGCTCCCTATCTACGACACCATTCACG GTATACGAGGGGAAATcaatgtgctggtgaaagtggATCTCTTCAATGACCTGAACCGCTTTAGACAGTCTTCATGTGGGGTTAAATTCTTCTGTA caacCTCCATTCCCAGATGTTACCGGGCCGTTATGGTACATGGCTTTGTGGAAGAGCTTGTGGTAAACGAGGATCCAGAATACCAGTGGATCGACCGTATCAGAACCCCTCGAGCTTCAAATGAGGCCAGACAGAGACTCATCTTTCTCATGTCAG GTGAATTGCAGAGGAAGATAGGTCTGAAGGTGCTGGAGATGGGAGGGAATGCAGTAGTGGGGTACCTACAGTGTTTTGACCTAGAAGGAGAATCAGGCCTTGTGGTTCGTGCCATCGGGACAGGCTGCACACTTGAGAAAATCAGCACACTCCCTGCCACAGCCACACACCCCAGCAACTCCTCTCCTTCAAAAGACATGAAAGA CTCTCCGCAGGCTGCTCCGTCCACTCTCGGATGTCGTTCCACACACAGCAGTCCAGTTCACAGTGCGAGCAGTCGTCTTTCTCAGGGCTTCTCCGTTTCCGTGCCAACACTGCTGTTCGCCGGTATGAAACCCAGACACAGGAGCTCAGAAGCCCCCAGAGCCAGGCAGTGTAG GCCAGGGTTTGGGGAGGAGGCCCCAGGCGTCCCGTTATCCTCAGGACCCCCCAACCCTCTGAGAGCACAAACCTTCTCCTCCTTCTCCCCCTCCAAGTCCTACAGTCGCCAGTCCTCCTCCTCTGACACCGAACTCAGCCTAACCCCCAAAACCG TGGGGATTTTTCTGTGTCCCAGTACTCCCGCCCTTGAATCTGAATCATCTCCCCTCCCCTCTGCCCATCTGCCCCGTCACTTACGGCCAGGGATGGCCTCCAGGAGTACAACTCCTCCCCCACTCcatgtcagccaatcagacacAGCCATGCTGAGAAAGAGCGTGTCTTTCAGTGAGGAACTGCTGCTGGCGGCCTCTG GAATGGGAAGTGGTGGCAGTGCAGGGAAGGAGGCGGGCCCTCTTAAAGCTCTTCTGAGGCAGCAGACCCAATCAGCACTGGAGCAGAGA GGGGTTTCATCATCCTCTGAAGCATTTGTTAGGACAGGG gaatACCCTTTCTTCACGTTGACCGCCTTCCCTCCCGGATTTCTCCTTCATGTGGGAGGCGTGGTCAGTGCGCGCTCAGTAAAGCTTCTGGATCGAATACACAACCCAG aTGAGCCGGAGACACGCGATGCATGGTGGGAGGAGATTCGTCAGGAAATAAAGTCTCATGCCAAAGCTCTCGGCTGCCACGCTGTGGTGGGGTACAGCGAGTCCACCAGCATCTG TGAGGAGGTGTGTATTCTGTCAGCTTCAGGCACCGCGGCAATCCTTAGCTCCCGGTTCATGCAGGACGGCCCGCTGGACACCGAACACAGGTTGTCACGGCAACCGCTTTGTGTCTTTTCTACAGGGTCAGAGAGGGTCGAGGGGGATATGGGTAGTTCAGCCTCGCTAGG ATTTGAGGAGGTCGTGTCCCCTGGCTGCGGGTTTTGTCACATACCATACGATGAGTTGAATATACCATTTCCTGCTCAACTCACCTATTGCTACTGTTGTCGCCGCTACAAAGTGCCCGATGTCCTCTTCACCACGATTGACTTGCCTAATGAAGCCAACGTCACCGGGAAGGGCTGCCTGATTCAGGCCAG GCTGTGCCGGACTAAAAAGAAGGCGCAAGGAGAAGGGAACGCCACATCGATTAGCAATCTTCTGCCATTTTTAGAGTACGAACTCCACACGCAGCTGATGAACAAACTGAAGCTACGAGGCATGAATGCTTTGTTTGGTCTGCGTATCCAAATAAGTGTTGGAGAGACCATGCTGCTAGGATTAGCG TCTGCAACAGGAGTTTATCTGACAGCTTTGCCCAGTCCTGGAGGAATCCAGATTGCAGGAAAAACTCCCAGTGACATCACATACGAGCAGCATATCTCTAATATGCAGAAGAAAATCAATGACACCATCACTAAAAACAAAGAACTGTACGAAATCAACCCTCCT GAGGTTGTCGAAGAGATCATTGGTTCGCCGATCCCTGAGCCCCGTCAGAGGTCTCGCCTCTTTCGTTCTCATTCAGAGAGTTCAGATGAGGTTTCAGAACTAGACCTATCCCATGGGAAAAAGGATGCCTTTGTATTGGAG attgATGACACTGATGCTGTGGAAGATATACATGCCCTTCTGACGGATTCCCCCACCCCAGCAG GATTCTACAGCTGCAACACTGAAATAATGCCTGGGATTCAGAACTGGACTTCAGCTATACAG ATGTTTACCTCTGTGAGGGTCTTCCGCCTTAACAACGCCAACTTAACCAATCAGGGACTGAATAAAATTTTCAGTGACCTCTGTGAGAATCTGCTGAAG AGTTTGTACTTCAAACTACGGTCAATGGTCCCCTGTTGTCTTTGTCACTTGAACTTCACCGTAGCCATACCTGAAGATGAGCTCATTCAG GTGGCGGTGACAGCTGTGGCAATGAGCTTTGACAAAGAGCAACCTTTGGAGAATGGCAGACAAAGTGGGGAAAAGACACTGATAAAGG CCATAACAGAAAATGATGAGCAGCTTCAGTTCAATCTGGAGCTCAATGCTGAAACTACTTCTCCCAATCCTCTCAGTTCCCCCAAAG gtCTATCAGAGGTTGGCAGCCATCCGTCAGCCAGAG cccCCTCAGTTGATTACAGTTCCTTTGCAGACAGATGCAGCTCCTGGATAGAGCAGCTTAAACTGAAAGCTCACACCATAAGACGCGGATCGGTTAAAACAA CATCATCTCTGGAGAAGGCCAGCCCGTTGCCTGAAGGTCGCTCTCGTTCTCTTCGTTCAAATCGTTCCTACTCAGGCAGTTCTGTCGCAGTCGTCAAAATGACCCCACTCTCTTTCATTCCTGGAGCAAAGATCATCAAATACCTAGGCATCATCAACATGTTCTTCATTAGAGAGACCACCTCACTCAGAGAG GAGGGAGGTGTGAGTGGGTTTCTGCATACGTTTATTGCTGAAGTGTTTGCGATGGTTCGTGCCCACGTCGCTGCTCTTGGAGGAAATGCTGTCGTCTCCTACAGCATGAAggagtgtgtgttcatggaGAACCCCAACAAGaaccag gcgCAGTGCCTAATCAATGTCAGTGGGGatgctgttatttttgtcaGAGAATCTGAACTCGAGTCGACTTCAGTACAGCCACAGTCAGCCACCACAAACACCTCCAACGGCGGGGAAGGAACGTGA
- the c2cd5 gene encoding C2 domain-containing protein 5 isoform X4: MPGKLKAKIVAGRHLPVMDRASDLTDAFVEVKFGNTTFKTDVYPKSLNPQWNSEWFKFEVDDEDLQDEPLQITVLDHDTYSANDAIGKVYIDIDPLLCSEAATVISGWLPIYDTIHGIRGEINVLVKVDLFNDLNRFRQSSCGVKFFCTTSIPRCYRAVMVHGFVEELVVNEDPEYQWIDRIRTPRASNEARQRLIFLMSGELQRKIGLKVLEMGGNAVVGYLQCFDLEGESGLVVRAIGTGCTLEKISTLPATATHPSNSSPSKDMKDSPQAAPSTLGCRSTHSSPVHSASSRLSQGFSVSVPTLLFAGMKPRHRSSEAPRARQCRPGFGEEAPGVPLSSGPPNPLRAQTFSSFSPSKSYSRQSSSSDTELSLTPKTVGIFLCPSTPALESESSPLPSAHLPRHLRPGMASRSTTPPPLHVSQSDTAMLRKSVSFSEELLLAASGMGSGGSAGKEAGPLKALLRQQTQSALEQRGVSSSSEAFVRTGEYPFFTLTAFPPGFLLHVGGVVSARSVKLLDRIHNPDEPETRDAWWEEIRQEIKSHAKALGCHAVVGYSESTSICEEVCILSASGTAAILSSRFMQDGPLDTEHRFEEVVSPGCGFCHIPYDELNIPFPAQLTYCYCCRRYKVPDVLFTTIDLPNEANVTGKGCLIQARLCRTKKKAQGEGNATSISNLLPFLEYELHTQLMNKLKLRGMNALFGLRIQISVGETMLLGLASATGVYLTALPSPGGIQIAGKTPSDITYEQHISNMQKKINDTITKNKELYEINPPEVVEEIIGSPIPEPRQRSRLFRSHSESSDEVSELDLSHGKKDAFVLEIDDTDAVEDIHALLTDSPTPAGFYSCNTEIMPGIQNWTSAIQMFTSVRVFRLNNANLTNQGLNKIFSDLCENLLKSLYFKLRSMVPCCLCHLNFTVAIPEDELIQVAVTAVAMSFDKEQPLENGRQSGEKTLIKAITENDEQLQFNLELNAETTSPNPLSSPKGLSEVGSHPSARAPSVDYSSFADRCSSWIEQLKLKAHTIRRGSVKTTSSLEKASPLPEGRSRSLRSNRSYSGSSVAVVKMTPLSFIPGAKIIKYLGIINMFFIRETTSLREEGGVSGFLHTFIAEVFAMVRAHVAALGGNAVVSYSMKECVFMENPNKNQAQCLINVSGDAVIFVRESELESTSVQPQSATTNTSNGGEGT; this comes from the exons ATGCCTGGGAAGTTAAAGGCGAAGATTGTTGCCGGGCGGCACTTGCCCGTCATGGATCGTGCCAGCGATCTCACAGACGCCTTTGTGGAG GTCAAGTTTGGAAACACAACGTTTAAAACGGACGTGTACCCCAAATCCCTGAATCCTCAGTGGAATTCGGAGTGGTTCAAATTTGAG GTGGATGATGAGGATTTGCAAGATGAGCCGTTGCAGATAACCGTTCTTGACCACGACACATACAGTGCTAATGATGCCATAGGAAAGGTGTACATCGACATTGATCCACTGCTCTGCAGTGAAGCTGCTACCGTCATCTCTGGCTGGCTCCCTATCTACGACACCATTCACG GTATACGAGGGGAAATcaatgtgctggtgaaagtggATCTCTTCAATGACCTGAACCGCTTTAGACAGTCTTCATGTGGGGTTAAATTCTTCTGTA caacCTCCATTCCCAGATGTTACCGGGCCGTTATGGTACATGGCTTTGTGGAAGAGCTTGTGGTAAACGAGGATCCAGAATACCAGTGGATCGACCGTATCAGAACCCCTCGAGCTTCAAATGAGGCCAGACAGAGACTCATCTTTCTCATGTCAG GTGAATTGCAGAGGAAGATAGGTCTGAAGGTGCTGGAGATGGGAGGGAATGCAGTAGTGGGGTACCTACAGTGTTTTGACCTAGAAGGAGAATCAGGCCTTGTGGTTCGTGCCATCGGGACAGGCTGCACACTTGAGAAAATCAGCACACTCCCTGCCACAGCCACACACCCCAGCAACTCCTCTCCTTCAAAAGACATGAAAGA CTCTCCGCAGGCTGCTCCGTCCACTCTCGGATGTCGTTCCACACACAGCAGTCCAGTTCACAGTGCGAGCAGTCGTCTTTCTCAGGGCTTCTCCGTTTCCGTGCCAACACTGCTGTTCGCCGGTATGAAACCCAGACACAGGAGCTCAGAAGCCCCCAGAGCCAGGCAGTGTAG GCCAGGGTTTGGGGAGGAGGCCCCAGGCGTCCCGTTATCCTCAGGACCCCCCAACCCTCTGAGAGCACAAACCTTCTCCTCCTTCTCCCCCTCCAAGTCCTACAGTCGCCAGTCCTCCTCCTCTGACACCGAACTCAGCCTAACCCCCAAAACCG TGGGGATTTTTCTGTGTCCCAGTACTCCCGCCCTTGAATCTGAATCATCTCCCCTCCCCTCTGCCCATCTGCCCCGTCACTTACGGCCAGGGATGGCCTCCAGGAGTACAACTCCTCCCCCACTCcatgtcagccaatcagacacAGCCATGCTGAGAAAGAGCGTGTCTTTCAGTGAGGAACTGCTGCTGGCGGCCTCTG GAATGGGAAGTGGTGGCAGTGCAGGGAAGGAGGCGGGCCCTCTTAAAGCTCTTCTGAGGCAGCAGACCCAATCAGCACTGGAGCAGAGA GGGGTTTCATCATCCTCTGAAGCATTTGTTAGGACAGGG gaatACCCTTTCTTCACGTTGACCGCCTTCCCTCCCGGATTTCTCCTTCATGTGGGAGGCGTGGTCAGTGCGCGCTCAGTAAAGCTTCTGGATCGAATACACAACCCAG aTGAGCCGGAGACACGCGATGCATGGTGGGAGGAGATTCGTCAGGAAATAAAGTCTCATGCCAAAGCTCTCGGCTGCCACGCTGTGGTGGGGTACAGCGAGTCCACCAGCATCTG TGAGGAGGTGTGTATTCTGTCAGCTTCAGGCACCGCGGCAATCCTTAGCTCCCGGTTCATGCAGGACGGCCCGCTGGACACCGAACACAG ATTTGAGGAGGTCGTGTCCCCTGGCTGCGGGTTTTGTCACATACCATACGATGAGTTGAATATACCATTTCCTGCTCAACTCACCTATTGCTACTGTTGTCGCCGCTACAAAGTGCCCGATGTCCTCTTCACCACGATTGACTTGCCTAATGAAGCCAACGTCACCGGGAAGGGCTGCCTGATTCAGGCCAG GCTGTGCCGGACTAAAAAGAAGGCGCAAGGAGAAGGGAACGCCACATCGATTAGCAATCTTCTGCCATTTTTAGAGTACGAACTCCACACGCAGCTGATGAACAAACTGAAGCTACGAGGCATGAATGCTTTGTTTGGTCTGCGTATCCAAATAAGTGTTGGAGAGACCATGCTGCTAGGATTAGCG TCTGCAACAGGAGTTTATCTGACAGCTTTGCCCAGTCCTGGAGGAATCCAGATTGCAGGAAAAACTCCCAGTGACATCACATACGAGCAGCATATCTCTAATATGCAGAAGAAAATCAATGACACCATCACTAAAAACAAAGAACTGTACGAAATCAACCCTCCT GAGGTTGTCGAAGAGATCATTGGTTCGCCGATCCCTGAGCCCCGTCAGAGGTCTCGCCTCTTTCGTTCTCATTCAGAGAGTTCAGATGAGGTTTCAGAACTAGACCTATCCCATGGGAAAAAGGATGCCTTTGTATTGGAG attgATGACACTGATGCTGTGGAAGATATACATGCCCTTCTGACGGATTCCCCCACCCCAGCAG GATTCTACAGCTGCAACACTGAAATAATGCCTGGGATTCAGAACTGGACTTCAGCTATACAG ATGTTTACCTCTGTGAGGGTCTTCCGCCTTAACAACGCCAACTTAACCAATCAGGGACTGAATAAAATTTTCAGTGACCTCTGTGAGAATCTGCTGAAG AGTTTGTACTTCAAACTACGGTCAATGGTCCCCTGTTGTCTTTGTCACTTGAACTTCACCGTAGCCATACCTGAAGATGAGCTCATTCAG GTGGCGGTGACAGCTGTGGCAATGAGCTTTGACAAAGAGCAACCTTTGGAGAATGGCAGACAAAGTGGGGAAAAGACACTGATAAAGG CCATAACAGAAAATGATGAGCAGCTTCAGTTCAATCTGGAGCTCAATGCTGAAACTACTTCTCCCAATCCTCTCAGTTCCCCCAAAG gtCTATCAGAGGTTGGCAGCCATCCGTCAGCCAGAG cccCCTCAGTTGATTACAGTTCCTTTGCAGACAGATGCAGCTCCTGGATAGAGCAGCTTAAACTGAAAGCTCACACCATAAGACGCGGATCGGTTAAAACAA CATCATCTCTGGAGAAGGCCAGCCCGTTGCCTGAAGGTCGCTCTCGTTCTCTTCGTTCAAATCGTTCCTACTCAGGCAGTTCTGTCGCAGTCGTCAAAATGACCCCACTCTCTTTCATTCCTGGAGCAAAGATCATCAAATACCTAGGCATCATCAACATGTTCTTCATTAGAGAGACCACCTCACTCAGAGAG GAGGGAGGTGTGAGTGGGTTTCTGCATACGTTTATTGCTGAAGTGTTTGCGATGGTTCGTGCCCACGTCGCTGCTCTTGGAGGAAATGCTGTCGTCTCCTACAGCATGAAggagtgtgtgttcatggaGAACCCCAACAAGaaccag gcgCAGTGCCTAATCAATGTCAGTGGGGatgctgttatttttgtcaGAGAATCTGAACTCGAGTCGACTTCAGTACAGCCACAGTCAGCCACCACAAACACCTCCAACGGCGGGGAAGGAACGTGA